Proteins encoded together in one Nostoc sp. PCC 7524 window:
- a CDS encoding four helix bundle protein, which translates to MSYRNQFIWQRAVQLAINCYKFTRLFPQSELYGLTSQIRRSSVSVASNIAEGYGRRSKPEYIQFLHIALGSLRELDTQLIIAKEVDLADKDLFTPVLNEVEEMQSILVATLNKLKG; encoded by the coding sequence ATGAGTTATAGAAATCAGTTTATCTGGCAAAGGGCAGTTCAACTTGCTATCAATTGTTATAAATTTACCCGCCTATTTCCTCAGTCAGAATTGTACGGTTTAACTAGTCAAATACGCCGTTCATCCGTATCTGTAGCGTCTAATATAGCTGAAGGCTATGGTAGGCGTTCCAAACCAGAATATATCCAGTTTTTACATATTGCGCTAGGTTCTTTGAGAGAACTTGATACGCAATTAATCATTGCCAAAGAAGTAGATTTAGCTGATAAAGACCTTTTCACTCCCGTATTAAATGAAGTTGAGGAAATGCAAAGTATATTAGTTGCTACTTTAAACAAACTCAAGGGTTGA
- a CDS encoding uracil-DNA glycosylase, translating to MSSDIQLSLFNEESNFNQKELIPTDAKIPVPPGTYTHITELAQHCNQCHRCELGNTRTHAVVGRGNLKAPIMIIGEAPGQSEDETGLPFVGRSGQLLEKILASVNLSTEHDVYIGNINKCRPPGNRVPTPDEMAACLPYLLEQIRLVDPKIILLTGATAVKGITGDKRGITKIRGQWMEWQGRLCMPIFHPSYLLRNPSKEKGSPKWLMWQDIQIVRAKYDEMRNNNGGDS from the coding sequence ATGAGCAGCGATATCCAACTCAGCCTCTTTAACGAAGAATCAAACTTTAACCAAAAAGAGCTGATTCCTACAGATGCCAAAATTCCTGTTCCGCCTGGAACATACACCCATATCACTGAGTTGGCACAACATTGCAATCAGTGCCATCGCTGTGAATTGGGTAACACCCGCACTCACGCCGTTGTCGGCCGAGGCAATCTCAAAGCACCAATTATGATTATTGGAGAAGCACCAGGTCAAAGTGAGGACGAAACTGGTTTACCCTTTGTTGGTAGGTCGGGGCAGTTGCTAGAGAAAATCCTGGCATCTGTAAATTTAAGTACCGAGCATGATGTATATATCGGTAATATTAATAAATGCCGGCCTCCTGGTAATCGAGTTCCTACTCCTGATGAAATGGCGGCTTGTTTACCGTATTTATTAGAACAAATTCGTCTTGTTGACCCTAAGATTATTTTGTTGACAGGTGCAACAGCAGTCAAAGGTATCACAGGAGATAAACGAGGAATTACTAAAATTCGGGGTCAATGGATGGAGTGGCAAGGGCGTTTGTGTATGCCGATTTTTCATCCATCCTACTTGCTGCGTAATCCTTCCAAAGAAAAAGGTAGTCCTAAATGGTTGATGTGGCAGGATATACAAATAGTCCGCGCTAAGTACGACGAGATGAGGAATAACAATGGCGGTGATAGCTGA